In the genome of Rhodoferax fermentans, one region contains:
- the nuoK gene encoding NADH-quinone oxidoreductase subunit NuoK, translating to MTLTLGHFLTLGAVLFALSVIGIFLNRKNLIVLLMAVELMLLAVNTNFIAFSHYLGDLHGQIFVFFILTVAAAESAIGLAILVVLFRNKSNINVDELDSLKG from the coding sequence ATGACGTTGACCTTGGGCCATTTTTTGACGCTGGGCGCTGTTCTGTTTGCGCTCTCGGTCATTGGCATCTTTTTGAATCGCAAGAACTTGATCGTTTTGCTGATGGCTGTTGAGTTGATGTTGTTGGCTGTCAACACCAATTTCATCGCCTTCTCGCATTACCTGGGTGATCTGCATGGACAGATTTTTGTGTTTTTCATTCTGACAGTTGCCGCCGCAGAGTCCGCCATTGGACTGGCCATTCTGGTGGTGCTGTTCCGGAACAAATCCAACATCAATGTGGACGAACTTGATTCGTTGAAGGGGTAA
- a CDS encoding NADH-quinone oxidoreductase subunit J: MSVTTGLFYLFSAILLAAAFRVITTRNPVHAVLYLVLTFFQASMIWMLLKAEFLSLTLVLVYVGAVMVLFLFVVMMLDVNTEEMRKGFWKHFPLAAVLGLLIIAEMSAVLLGGFQVADAPSTAAAVSNAGAELSNSKLLGKLLYTQYIYPLEVATAILLVGMIAAIALTLRQRKDSKAIDPAAQVRVRAKDRMIVVKMAATQPALPVDAVEAPSVENKA; encoded by the coding sequence ATGAGTGTCACGACTGGTCTGTTCTACCTGTTTTCTGCCATCTTGTTGGCCGCTGCTTTTCGGGTGATCACCACACGTAACCCGGTGCATGCGGTCTTGTACTTGGTGCTCACTTTTTTCCAGGCCTCGATGATCTGGATGCTGCTCAAGGCTGAGTTTTTGTCGTTGACCTTGGTGCTGGTCTATGTCGGCGCGGTAATGGTCTTGTTTTTGTTTGTGGTGATGATGCTGGATGTCAACACCGAGGAAATGCGCAAAGGTTTCTGGAAACATTTTCCGCTTGCGGCTGTGTTGGGCCTCTTGATCATTGCAGAGATGTCGGCGGTCCTGCTGGGAGGTTTTCAGGTCGCTGATGCGCCCAGTACTGCAGCCGCGGTGAGCAACGCTGGGGCCGAGCTATCCAATAGCAAGCTGCTGGGCAAACTGCTCTACACCCAATATATTTATCCGCTCGAGGTTGCCACTGCGATTTTGCTGGTTGGCATGATTGCGGCGATTGCGCTGACGTTGCGCCAGCGCAAGGACAGCAAAGCCATTGACCCGGCCGCGCAGGTTCGGGTAAGAGCCAAGGACCGGATGATCGTGGTGAAGATGGCGGCTACCCAACCCGCCTTGCCTGTTGATGCGGTCGAAGCACCATCTGTGGAGAACAAAGCATGA
- the nuoI gene encoding NADH-quinone oxidoreductase subunit NuoI, which yields MSTPTLNTSKSSSVNAFFLSDFLSSFFLTELFKGMRLTGKYAFKSKITLEYPEEKTPLSPRFRGLHALRRYETGEERCIACKLCEAVCPAMAITIESEERADGSRRTTRYDIDLTKCIFCGFCEESCPVDSIVETNILEYHGEERGDLYFTKEMLLAVGDRYEPQIAASKLADAKYR from the coding sequence ATGTCAACCCCAACTTTGAATACCAGTAAAAGCTCTTCCGTGAACGCCTTTTTCTTATCGGATTTCCTGTCGAGTTTCTTTCTGACCGAGCTTTTTAAGGGCATGCGGCTTACCGGCAAGTACGCCTTCAAAAGCAAGATCACGCTGGAATATCCCGAGGAAAAAACGCCCTTGTCGCCACGTTTTCGGGGCTTGCATGCGCTTCGTCGTTATGAAACGGGTGAAGAGCGTTGCATCGCCTGCAAGCTGTGTGAAGCGGTCTGCCCCGCGATGGCGATCACCATTGAATCCGAAGAGCGGGCGGATGGATCCCGCCGGACAACCCGTTATGACATCGATTTGACCAAGTGCATCTTTTGCGGTTTTTGTGAAGAGAGCTGTCCGGTGGACTCGATTGTGGAAACAAACATTCTCGAGTACCACGGGGAGGAGCGAGGCGACTTGTACTTCACCAAAGAAATGTTGCTGGCTGTGGGTGACCGTTATGAGCCCCAAATTGCTGCCAGCAAGTTGGCTGATGCCAAATACCGTTGA
- the nuoH gene encoding NADH-quinone oxidoreductase subunit NuoH has product MIDQIYSGGLGLVSAQWWVDIVWPLVWALIKIIPVLMIVMGAVTYATLWERKLLGWVQIRIGPNRVGPWGLLQPIADALKLMTKEIVRPAASDKFLFYLGPVLTVAPALTAWVVVPFGPEIAVANLNAGLLFLMAIASLEVYGVIISGWSSNSKYAFLGALRASAQMVSYEIAMGFCFLIVLMVSNSLNMTDIVMGQSQGHFSQMGWNFLSWNWLPLLPIVVVYFVSGLAETNRTPFDVIEGESEIVAGHMVEYSGMSWAMFQMAEYASIWLISILSVTMFFGGWLSPIEALSWIPGWIWLGIKTFAVMTVFIWVRVTFPRFRYDQIMRLGWKVFIPVTLVWLVVIGVWMQTPWNIWK; this is encoded by the coding sequence ATGATTGACCAGATTTATTCCGGCGGCCTAGGCCTGGTATCCGCTCAGTGGTGGGTGGACATCGTTTGGCCACTGGTGTGGGCTTTGATCAAAATCATCCCCGTTTTGATGATTGTGATGGGTGCGGTGACCTACGCGACCTTGTGGGAGCGCAAGTTGCTGGGCTGGGTGCAAATCCGGATTGGCCCCAATCGTGTCGGTCCATGGGGCCTGTTGCAGCCGATTGCCGATGCCTTGAAACTGATGACCAAGGAAATCGTCAGGCCAGCTGCCTCGGACAAGTTTCTCTTTTATCTGGGACCTGTTCTGACGGTTGCACCCGCTTTGACGGCTTGGGTCGTGGTGCCTTTTGGTCCAGAGATTGCAGTTGCTAACCTGAATGCGGGTCTGTTGTTTCTGATGGCGATTGCGTCTTTGGAGGTGTATGGTGTGATCATCTCAGGATGGTCTTCCAACTCCAAATATGCCTTCCTGGGTGCACTGCGTGCCTCGGCCCAGATGGTGAGTTATGAAATCGCCATGGGTTTTTGCTTCCTGATCGTGTTGATGGTGTCAAACAGTTTGAATATGACGGACATCGTCATGGGACAGAGCCAGGGGCATTTCTCGCAAATGGGATGGAACTTCTTGTCCTGGAATTGGCTGCCGCTGTTGCCGATTGTGGTGGTTTATTTTGTATCCGGTCTGGCTGAAACCAACCGCACCCCTTTTGACGTGATTGAAGGTGAGTCTGAAATTGTGGCCGGGCACATGGTGGAGTACTCTGGCATGTCGTGGGCGATGTTCCAGATGGCTGAGTACGCAAGCATTTGGTTGATCTCCATCCTGAGCGTCACCATGTTTTTTGGTGGTTGGTTGTCGCCCATCGAGGCTTTGAGCTGGATTCCGGGTTGGATCTGGCTTGGGATCAAGACCTTTGCCGTGATGACGGTATTTATCTGGGTACGTGTCACTTTCCCTCGCTTTCGTTATGACCAGATCATGCGCTTGGGTTGGAAGGTCTTTATTCCGGTGACTTTGGTGTGGCTGGTGGTGATTGGTGTCTGGATGCAGACCCCGTGGAACATTTGGAAGTAA
- the nuoG gene encoding NADH-quinone oxidoreductase subunit NuoG: MIEIELDGQKVAIEQGSTVMHAADKVGTYIPHFCYHKKLSIAASCRMCLVDIEKMPKPMPACATSVTQGMVVRTKSDKAIKAQQSVMEFLLINHPLDCPICDQGGECQLQDLAVGYGGTASRYEEEKRVVPVKDVGPLISMQEMARCIHCTRCVRFGQEIAGAMELGMSHRGEHAEIETFGGKTIDSELSGNMIDICPVGALTSKPFRYSARTWELSRRKSISPHDSTGTNLIVQVKNNKVMRVVPLENEAINECWIADRDRFSYEALNSSDRLTSPMIKQGGQWHEVDWKTALEYVAHGLKSIKTDHGAGAIGALVSPHSTLEELYLAGALVRGLGSDNIDYRLRHAQFETGQPGVRFLGMPIANLSTLQSVLVVGSNLRKDHPLFAQRVRQAVKLGCAVHVVTASPVDWGMPVATTCTAPSAGWVQVLADIAAAVALEKQIQAPQSGQATDAARAVALSLLGGERRAVLLGNAAAHHPQASELLALANWIGENTGATVGYLTEAANTVGAQFVGAMPRTGGLHAGQMLAGGLKAVMLLNTEPQFDSAGGKSAVAALAQCQMVVTLSPFKTNLDCSDVLLPIAPFTETSGTFVNAEGRPQSFHAVVKPLGETRPAWKVFRALANILELPGFDAESSQDVLKQILADADGAVPAFVPAARLSNANAQSAVSGSGMLTPCVANIYQLDGIVRRAPALQSTADAKFAETQEVPA; this comes from the coding sequence ATGATTGAAATTGAACTCGACGGTCAAAAAGTAGCGATTGAGCAGGGCAGCACGGTGATGCACGCCGCTGACAAGGTGGGGACCTACATCCCGCATTTCTGTTACCACAAAAAGCTCAGCATCGCGGCGAGTTGCCGCATGTGTCTGGTCGACATCGAAAAAATGCCCAAACCCATGCCGGCTTGTGCCACCTCGGTGACACAAGGCATGGTGGTGCGTACCAAATCCGACAAGGCGATCAAGGCCCAGCAGTCGGTGATGGAGTTTTTGCTGATCAACCATCCTCTGGATTGCCCCATTTGTGACCAAGGCGGTGAATGCCAGTTGCAAGACTTGGCGGTGGGTTATGGCGGCACCGCCTCGCGTTACGAAGAAGAAAAGCGGGTCGTCCCGGTCAAGGACGTGGGCCCTTTGATCTCCATGCAGGAAATGGCGCGCTGCATCCATTGCACCCGTTGTGTGCGCTTTGGGCAGGAGATTGCCGGCGCCATGGAGTTGGGCATGTCGCACCGTGGTGAACACGCCGAAATTGAAACTTTTGGTGGCAAGACGATTGATTCCGAGTTGTCGGGCAACATGATCGACATCTGCCCTGTGGGTGCTCTGACCAGCAAACCGTTCCGTTACAGCGCGCGGACCTGGGAGTTGTCACGTCGCAAGTCCATCAGCCCCCATGACTCCACTGGCACCAATCTGATCGTGCAGGTCAAGAACAACAAGGTCATGCGGGTGGTACCTCTGGAAAATGAAGCGATCAACGAATGTTGGATTGCCGACCGTGACCGTTTTTCTTACGAAGCACTGAACAGTTCAGATCGGCTGACAAGCCCCATGATCAAACAAGGCGGTCAATGGCATGAGGTTGACTGGAAGACCGCGCTGGAATATGTGGCCCACGGTTTAAAGAGCATCAAGACGGACCATGGCGCCGGTGCCATCGGTGCATTGGTCAGCCCGCATAGCACACTTGAGGAGCTGTACCTCGCTGGCGCTTTGGTGCGAGGTTTGGGCAGCGACAACATTGACTACCGGCTCCGTCATGCCCAGTTCGAAACCGGGCAGCCTGGTGTTCGGTTTTTGGGGATGCCGATTGCCAATCTGTCGACCTTGCAGAGTGTTCTGGTGGTTGGCTCCAATCTGCGCAAGGACCATCCCTTGTTCGCCCAGCGTGTGCGCCAAGCCGTCAAGCTGGGTTGTGCCGTTCATGTGGTGACAGCGAGCCCTGTCGATTGGGGTATGCCGGTCGCCACGACATGCACGGCTCCAAGCGCTGGCTGGGTGCAGGTGCTGGCCGATATCGCGGCTGCTGTGGCGCTTGAAAAGCAGATCCAGGCTCCGCAGAGTGGTCAGGCGACCGATGCGGCACGCGCCGTGGCGCTCTCCTTGCTCGGAGGTGAGCGTCGAGCCGTTTTGTTGGGCAATGCGGCGGCACATCACCCTCAGGCCAGCGAGTTGTTGGCCTTGGCCAACTGGATTGGAGAGAACACTGGTGCGACGGTGGGGTACCTGACCGAAGCAGCCAATACGGTTGGTGCGCAGTTTGTGGGAGCTATGCCGAGGACCGGTGGGCTTCATGCCGGTCAAATGCTGGCAGGAGGCCTGAAGGCCGTCATGTTGCTCAATACCGAGCCGCAGTTTGACAGTGCCGGTGGGAAGTCCGCAGTGGCGGCTCTGGCCCAATGTCAGATGGTCGTGACTTTGAGTCCGTTCAAGACCAATCTGGACTGCAGTGATGTGCTATTGCCAATTGCGCCATTTACAGAAACATCCGGAACCTTTGTGAACGCAGAGGGACGGCCACAGAGCTTTCATGCGGTGGTCAAACCCCTGGGTGAAACGCGTCCTGCCTGGAAAGTGTTTCGGGCCTTGGCCAATATCCTGGAGTTGCCGGGTTTTGACGCTGAGTCGTCTCAGGATGTCCTTAAACAGATCCTGGCCGATGCTGATGGTGCGGTTCCTGCGTTTGTGCCAGCTGCGCGTCTCAGCAATGCGAATGCGCAGTCAGCGGTGTCCGGCTCTGGGATGCTGACCCCCTGTGTCGCCAATATTTACCAACTTGATGGCATCGTGCGTCGGGCGCCTGCCTTGCAAAGCACGGCAGACGCCAAATTCGCTGAGACCCAGGAGGTGCCAGCATGA
- the nuoF gene encoding NADH-quinone oxidoreductase subunit NuoF, with product MSVDSFLAQFQSSGVQTCFHNRHINPQILANLNGSNWRLKDYEARGGYKALRQVLGLDGGPGLTQDQVIATVKESGLRGRGGAGFPTGLKWSFMPRQFPGQKYLVCNSDEGEPGTCKDRDIMEFNPHVVIEGMIIAAYAMGISVGYNYIHGEIFHTYRRFEEALEEARAAGLLGNNILGTSFSFQLHAAHGFGAYICGEETGLLESLEGKKGQPRFKPPFPASFGLYGKPTTINNTETFGAVPWIIRNGGKAYLESGKPNNGGTKIFSVSGDVELPGNYEVPMGTSFAALLELAGGVRSGRKLKAVIPGGSSSPVLPAHIMMDCTMDYDAIAKAGSMLGSGAVIVMDDSRCMVKSLQRLSYFYMHESCGQCTPCREGTGWMSRVVDRIENGLGREADLALLNSVAEDIQGRTICALGDAAAMPVRAMLKHYMPEFEYHIAHKTCMVPAYV from the coding sequence ATGAGTGTTGACAGCTTTCTGGCGCAGTTCCAGTCCAGCGGTGTGCAGACCTGTTTTCATAATCGGCATATCAACCCACAAATCCTGGCCAATCTGAATGGCTCCAACTGGCGCCTGAAAGACTACGAAGCGCGTGGTGGTTACAAGGCCTTGCGTCAGGTGCTGGGGTTGGACGGTGGACCTGGTTTGACGCAGGATCAGGTGATTGCCACGGTGAAGGAATCGGGTCTGCGTGGTCGTGGCGGCGCCGGTTTCCCGACCGGACTGAAGTGGAGTTTCATGCCGAGGCAATTCCCGGGGCAAAAGTACTTGGTGTGCAACTCGGATGAGGGTGAGCCCGGTACTTGCAAAGACCGCGACATCATGGAATTCAATCCACATGTTGTGATTGAAGGTATGATCATTGCCGCCTATGCCATGGGCATTTCCGTGGGTTACAACTACATTCACGGCGAGATTTTTCACACCTACCGGCGCTTTGAAGAGGCGTTGGAAGAAGCCCGTGCTGCCGGGCTGTTGGGCAACAACATTCTTGGCACCAGCTTCAGTTTTCAGCTGCATGCGGCCCATGGATTCGGGGCTTACATCTGTGGTGAAGAGACCGGTTTGCTGGAGTCGCTGGAGGGCAAAAAAGGCCAGCCGCGCTTCAAGCCGCCGTTCCCTGCCAGTTTCGGTTTGTACGGCAAGCCAACGACCATCAATAACACCGAAACTTTTGGTGCTGTGCCTTGGATCATTCGCAATGGTGGCAAGGCCTATTTGGAATCGGGCAAGCCCAACAATGGTGGTACCAAGATATTTTCGGTGAGTGGTGACGTGGAGTTGCCAGGCAACTATGAAGTGCCCATGGGCACGTCGTTTGCCGCTTTGCTCGAACTTGCTGGTGGTGTGCGTTCCGGTCGCAAGCTCAAGGCGGTGATTCCTGGCGGGTCGTCGTCACCTGTGTTGCCAGCCCACATCATGATGGACTGCACCATGGACTACGACGCCATCGCCAAGGCGGGGTCGATGCTGGGCTCGGGTGCGGTCATCGTCATGGACGACTCGCGCTGCATGGTCAAGAGTTTGCAGCGACTCAGTTACTTCTACATGCACGAGTCCTGTGGACAGTGCACACCTTGCCGGGAAGGCACGGGCTGGATGTCACGCGTGGTGGACCGCATTGAAAATGGCTTAGGTCGCGAAGCGGATCTGGCTCTGTTGAACTCTGTGGCGGAAGACATTCAAGGGCGCACGATTTGTGCACTGGGCGACGCTGCAGCCATGCCGGTGCGGGCCATGCTCAAGCATTACATGCCTGAATTTGAATACCACATTGCACACAAAACCTGCATGGTTCCCGCATACGTTTGA
- the nuoE gene encoding NADH-quinone oxidoreductase subunit NuoE: protein MISEKSLAAFAKEVAKYPFEQRQSAVMACLQIVQQEQGFVSPESERFVADYLGMAPMAVHEVTSFYNMYNQKAVGKYKLNVCTNLPCQLRSGAHALTHLKEKLGIDANQTTPDGLFTLQECECLGACADAPVMLVNDTNMCSFMTDDKLDQLVDGLRSMEVKS from the coding sequence ATGATTTCAGAAAAGTCTCTCGCAGCCTTTGCCAAAGAGGTTGCCAAATATCCGTTCGAGCAACGTCAGTCGGCTGTCATGGCCTGCCTGCAGATTGTTCAGCAGGAACAGGGTTTTGTCAGTCCGGAGAGTGAGCGCTTTGTGGCTGACTACCTGGGTATGGCGCCCATGGCTGTGCATGAAGTCACCAGTTTCTACAACATGTACAACCAGAAGGCAGTGGGAAAGTACAAACTCAATGTTTGCACCAACCTGCCTTGCCAGTTGCGCAGCGGTGCCCATGCGTTGACCCACTTGAAAGAAAAACTTGGCATTGATGCCAATCAGACCACGCCAGATGGGCTGTTCACGCTACAAGAATGTGAGTGTCTTGGTGCCTGTGCCGATGCGCCGGTGATGCTGGTCAACGATACCAATATGTGCAGCTTCATGACCGACGACAAGCTGGATCAGTTGGTGGACGGCCTGCGTTCGATGGAGGTGAAGTCATGA
- a CDS encoding NADH-quinone oxidoreductase subunit D produces the protein MADIKNYTLNFGPQHPAAHGVLRLVLELDGEVIQRADPHIGLLHRATEKLAENKTYLQTLPYMDRLDYMSMMCNEQAYCLVIEKMLGLEVPLRAQYIRVMFAEITRLLNHLLWVGAHAIDCGAMTVMLYAFREREDLLDAYEAVSGARMHAAYFRPGGVYRDLPDTMPQHAPNKVRSAKSTQALNRNRGGSLLDFIDDFTQRFPTYLGEYHTLLTENRIWKQRTVGIGVVTPERALNLGFTGPMLRGSGIAWDLRKQQPYEVYDRLDFDIPVGKTGDTYDRYLVRMEEMKQSNHIIKQCVDWLRANPGPVITDNHKIAPPDREAMKTNMEDLIHHFKLFTEGFAVPEGEAYSAIEHPKGEFGIYMVSDGANKPYRMKIRPPAFVHLAALNEMGKGHMIADAVAIIGTMDIVFGEVDR, from the coding sequence ATGGCGGACATTAAAAACTACACCCTGAATTTTGGCCCGCAGCACCCGGCAGCGCACGGTGTGTTGCGCTTGGTTCTGGAGCTCGATGGTGAGGTGATACAGCGTGCTGACCCGCACATCGGCCTGTTGCACCGCGCCACCGAAAAACTGGCAGAAAACAAGACCTACCTGCAGACTTTGCCCTACATGGATCGTCTGGACTACATGTCCATGATGTGCAACGAGCAGGCGTATTGCCTTGTGATCGAAAAGATGCTAGGTCTGGAAGTCCCTCTTCGCGCACAGTACATCCGGGTGATGTTTGCCGAAATCACCCGCCTGCTCAATCACCTGTTGTGGGTGGGTGCGCACGCGATTGACTGTGGCGCCATGACGGTCATGCTGTATGCCTTCCGCGAACGGGAAGACTTGCTGGATGCGTATGAGGCGGTCAGTGGCGCACGTATGCATGCCGCGTACTTCCGTCCAGGCGGCGTTTACCGCGATTTGCCCGATACGATGCCGCAACATGCACCCAACAAGGTTCGCAGTGCCAAATCCACACAGGCTTTGAATCGCAATCGTGGTGGCAGTCTGCTGGATTTCATCGACGACTTTACCCAGCGTTTCCCGACTTATCTGGGTGAGTACCACACACTTCTGACGGAAAACCGGATCTGGAAGCAGCGCACAGTGGGTATTGGTGTGGTAACGCCAGAGCGGGCGTTGAACCTTGGGTTTACTGGACCGATGTTGCGTGGCTCCGGCATTGCCTGGGATCTGCGCAAACAGCAGCCATACGAGGTTTATGACCGTCTCGACTTCGACATTCCAGTAGGCAAAACTGGGGATACCTACGACCGCTATCTGGTGCGTATGGAGGAAATGAAACAGTCCAATCACATCATCAAACAATGTGTGGACTGGTTGCGAGCCAACCCGGGTCCGGTGATCACGGACAACCACAAGATTGCGCCGCCAGATCGGGAAGCCATGAAAACCAACATGGAAGATCTGATCCACCACTTCAAGCTGTTCACAGAAGGTTTTGCAGTTCCGGAAGGGGAGGCTTACTCAGCCATTGAACATCCCAAAGGGGAATTCGGTATCTACATGGTCAGTGATGGCGCCAACAAGCCGTACCGCATGAAAATTCGACCACCTGCCTTTGTGCATCTGGCTGCTCTCAACGAGATGGGCAAAGGCCACATGATTGCTGACGCGGTGGCGATCATCGGCACCATGGACATTGTGTTTGGGGAAGTTGACCGATGA
- a CDS encoding NADH-quinone oxidoreductase subunit C, which translates to MTVYAVNPHTLQAQVNVALGEFVQSSAVKWGELTLVVKAADYHQVAGILRDHPACQFEQLIDLCGVDYSTYKDEPQLGQRFCVVLHLLSVSLNQRIRLKVFATDDDAPVIRSVCDIWSAANWFEREAFDLYGIVFEGHDDLRRILTDYGFIGHPFRKDFPLSGHVEMRYDAEQRRVVYQPVTIEPREITPRIIREENYGGLPQAQ; encoded by the coding sequence ATGACGGTATACGCGGTAAATCCTCATACGCTCCAGGCCCAGGTCAATGTGGCTTTGGGCGAGTTTGTGCAGAGCAGTGCTGTGAAATGGGGTGAGTTGACTTTGGTGGTGAAGGCGGCTGACTACCACCAGGTGGCTGGTATCTTGCGAGATCATCCGGCCTGCCAATTTGAGCAGTTGATTGACTTGTGTGGTGTGGACTATTCAACCTACAAGGATGAACCGCAGCTTGGGCAGCGTTTTTGTGTGGTGCTGCACCTGTTGTCGGTGAGTCTGAATCAGCGCATTCGTCTCAAGGTTTTTGCTACCGACGATGATGCGCCAGTGATTCGTTCAGTTTGCGATATCTGGAGTGCGGCCAACTGGTTCGAGCGCGAAGCCTTTGACCTCTATGGCATCGTTTTTGAGGGGCATGACGATTTGCGCCGGATCCTCACGGATTACGGATTTATTGGTCATCCATTTCGCAAAGACTTTCCCTTGTCCGGGCATGTTGAGATGCGTTATGACGCCGAGCAACGGCGCGTGGTGTATCAGCCTGTCACGATTGAGCCGCGTGAGATCACGCCCCGCATCATCCGTGAAGAGAACTATGGAGGCCTGCCGCAGGCGCAGTAA
- a CDS encoding NuoB/complex I 20 kDa subunit family protein has protein sequence MIEGVLKEGFVTTTYDSVVNWAKTGSVWPMTFGLACCAVEMMHAAAARYDISRFGAEVFRPSPRQSDLIIVAGTLTNKMAPAFRKVYDQMAEPRWVISMGSCANGGGYYHYSYSVVRGCDRIVPVDIYVPGCPPTAEALVYGIIQLQNKIRRTQTIART, from the coding sequence ATGATTGAAGGTGTTCTCAAAGAAGGGTTTGTCACGACGACGTATGACAGCGTCGTGAACTGGGCCAAGACGGGGTCGGTCTGGCCGATGACCTTTGGCTTGGCCTGTTGTGCGGTTGAAATGATGCATGCGGCTGCGGCCCGTTATGACATCAGCCGGTTTGGTGCCGAGGTGTTTCGACCCAGTCCACGTCAGTCTGATCTGATCATTGTGGCGGGCACCTTGACCAACAAGATGGCGCCAGCCTTTCGCAAGGTGTATGACCAGATGGCTGAGCCGCGCTGGGTGATCAGCATGGGGTCGTGCGCCAATGGGGGTGGTTATTACCACTACAGCTATTCTGTGGTGCGTGGCTGCGACCGCATTGTGCCGGTTGATATTTATGTGCCGGGTTGTCCGCCCACCGCCGAGGCGCTGGTGTACGGCATCATTCAGTTGCAGAACAAAATCCGTCGCACGCAAACCATTGCGCGTACTTAA